The nucleotide sequence tgtctgacattgctgcctggatgtccctcACCACCTGAAACTCAACGTGGCccagacagagctccttatctttcccacCAAACCCACGgcccctcttcctcccttctcctgAATTACTTTGGAGAATGCTgtaatcctcccagtcccctcagcccaTAACCATGGAGTCATCTTCCACTCCTCTCTGTCCTTCTGTAAACACATCCAAAGTACTGTAAAATGAGCCATTTCTTTCTCCTTAACATcacaaaatctgtcccttcctttctgaaccaGTACCAGAACCcctatccactctctcatctcctcctgcttatacctctgcaacctgctcctcacaggtctcccagtgatccctctctctcccctacaatccatccaaaattcagctgcatgactcctctctctccatggTCACTACACCCagataacccctcttctcaagtcactacattggcttcctatccattcccacttacagttcaagctcctcttactcacttacaagagccttcactctgcagctcctcgctGCCTCTTTCCTCTTATCTCTCCCTGtaccctcctcgtgcactccccTCATCATGTGAGtccctcctatctgtgcccttctcctctccccccgaTTCCTGATTTTCCTCCTGACtgcaccgtgtgcttggaatagacttcctgagctgccgcgtcctgctccctctcttacCTGATTTATATCCTGTCTGAAATCCCACCTcattgaggctgcttttaaatcttagaccTGATATCTCCCTTACAGCCTCATTCAtctttaaccattttcttaataaaagaaATTCCTCAAGGCTCTTTTGCCCTGTCTggttgtcttgattagattgtaagctctactgagcagggaccATCTTTTATATGTGTTTTGTGCAGCACTGTTTATGTTTTTACTAATTTTGAGTGAGGGGATCCACAGGAGACAGGGAGTGAACCAGGGGTTGCTGTGAGGGGAAGGGGTGTCAAAGATAGTATCCACTCCAGATGCCACATACTTGAGGTTCACCACTGGATGTCCATAGGAGGGAAcgcatcaaagatgacccaagGTTAGAGGCTGAGCAGTCAGGAAGATGAGAGCACAGTGACTTCTCCTGATGTGACAGAATCAGATGTTCCTGAGGTTCTGGGTAATGCTCTGTCAGATCTTGGGTTTTATTAATCACTGATTTATCCAGGCAGAGGCATTTGATATTCTGTGTCTCTGGGATCAGAGAATCTTTTCATAGTTAGACTTGCAAACCCTGAGGTCCAGAGAGGAATCTGACTCCAGGGGAACAAGTCTGGCAGTTCCTGGGGATGAGGGGTCCTGGTGTCccctcttccatgataaaatgatAAGAGATTAAAGCCAGCTGAGCCCCTCCATGTGTCCCTGAGactttctggtttgtgtttcaggtgccggtgaTGTCTGAGGACctcgctgtctctttctcccaggaggaaggggggtgtttagatgaaggacagaaggagctttacagggatgtgaaggagaattatgagatccTGAGCTCTGTAGGTAAGGATTGCATTATCTCTATTTTTAGGAAATACAGGGGATGTTTTACTAAAAGTCATTTTTCCCTGGGTCAACTCCACACCAGAGATGTgcaagcaggcctggatttatcaatatGTGCATGAGGCCTGTCCTCAGTCCCTCTCCTCACCATTTTCCTGGTCCTCAGCCCCTCTCCTCACCATTTTCCTGCTCCTCAGTCCTTTTCTGCTCCCCATGCCtggtcctccctctcctctcctctccccatctctggtcttctcatcctcttttttttgttttcatcccTGAGAGCTCCTCTCTCTACTGATATTTGAGATCACTTTCCCTCAATAAAAAGATAATAAATgtatacagacacacactcttAGTTGAAACTGATGGTGATATTCAGAAATAAAGGGTTTGATGTCTTCTAAGTTAGGACTTTATGAGCCATTGATATCATTGAGAGATGAAGGGACAGGGATGCTTCTGTTCCCTCTGCTTGTGAGTACTGATTGCTACTAACACGTAAGAGAGCCTTTACTTTCTCCTGCTCTTCCAGCTGACTTCAGGATGGAGGGTGATTTAAGAGTGTTTGAAAACTTTATTGTGTAaagatgtttttaatttattaattttatgttattttatttgtaattgaCTGTGCAGGTATCTTTGAAATCCACCCTGAACAATTGCATTGCAGGAGGTGGGGTATAAGTTTtataaatgtttgaaaaaaaataaaataaaccacagGAGCTCTATAAAGACATCAACCAGGAGTTTTCACATGCGTCTCCTAAAGCTTCTCCTATGTCACAGAATTTTCTAATATCAGAGATCCCATGCAGTCATTGTGATCCTTCAAGAAGTCTGATCCCAGGACATTGATAGCTTTCCATTCTATTGTCCCTGAGACATGATTAATTCCTTATTTTTATATCCAGCAGACAATGAGGTCAtacaggaggagaagagggaagagaatcGAGAAGAGCACCCTATAGTATTGGCACTTACACCAAGACAATCAGGAAATGTCTGTGAGATTCCTTCccagaaggctgaggggggagacACTTGCCACAGTCAGCAGGAATtggagaagcagcagcaagacccTGCAGGAAACTCACAGGATGAAGTCACTGCGTGTGAGAGAAGTGACAGGGAGATCACAGACAACCTTGAGCACAAGACAACCCTAAGAGCAGAGACACCCTTCCACAGTAATAgtgatcaaatgacttctgacctcCACCATGGAGACCTGAGAGCAGAGAGAGCCTTCCAAAGTACtaacagtgatcaaatgacttatgaCCTTCATGAaatagaggagaaagggaagaaatcctttcaCTGTGATACCTGTGGGAAAACCTTtgataggaaatgtcattttgtattGCACCAGAAAACCCACATAGAAGCAAGACCTTTTCCATGCTCTCAATGTGGAAAATGCTTCAAACAGAAGTTAACCCTGAAATTACACCAGAAAATTCATAGTCAAGGGAACACTTTTACTTGTATTGAATGTAAGAAAAACTTTTCTAGGAGGGAATCCTTAGTAATACACCGAAGAACACACACAGGAAAGAGTCTCTTTCATTGTCCTCAAGATGGGGAATCTTACAGCTCTGAATTCTCTTTATTAAGTCACCAGAAAATGGAGACACAAGAGAgaacattttcatgttctgaaagTGGAGAAAATACCATTcaaaagcaagaaaaaataataaacccaCAACCACAGACAGAAGAAAAATTATTCATGTGTACTGCTAGTGACAGAAATTTCAATCAGAAAGAAAACTTCACAGAACAACTAAAATGccaaccaggagagagagcaATTTCAAGTAATGAATGCAATGAAAGCTTATATGAGGGAAAGGTCTATTCAGGAGTCCGAAAAAAACTTACTGATGAGAGACCATTGCCTATTCAGTCTGAAAAAAGCTTCAGTGCAAAGGCAGATGtcacaaaagagaagaaaatcccCAAAGTAGAATGTCAATTTATATGTACTGAGTGTGCTAAAAGCTTCAGAGAGAAGCGTGACCTCAtcatacaccagagaatccacacgggagtcaaaccatttacatgtagtgagtgtggtaaatgTTTCAGACAGAAACAACATCTCAAATCTCACCAGAGagtccacactggagagaagccatttacatgtactgagtgtggtaaaggtTTCAGTGTGAAAGAGCTTCTCAAATCCCACCAGAGagtccacactggagagaagccatttacatgtagtgaatgtggtaaaagttttaGTCAGAAAGGAAACTTCAAacgccaccagagaatccacacaggagagaagccatttacatgtagcg is from Rhinatrema bivittatum chromosome 2, aRhiBiv1.1, whole genome shotgun sequence and encodes:
- the LOC115083462 gene encoding oocyte zinc finger protein XlCOF6-like; the encoded protein is MTSDLHHGDLRAERAFQSTNSDQMTYDLHEIEEKGKKSFHCDTCGKTFDRKCHFVLHQKTHIEARPFPCSQCGKCFKQKLTLKLHQKIHSQGNTFTCIECKKNFSRRESLVIHRRTHTGKSLFHCPQDGESYSSEFSLLSHQKMETQERTFSCSESGENTIQKQEKIINPQPQTEEKLFMCTASDRNFNQKENFTEQLKCQPGERAISSNECNESLYEGKVYSGVRKKLTDERPLPIQSEKSFSAKADVTKEKKIPKVECQFICTECAKSFREKRDLIIHQRIHTGVKPFTCSECGKCFRQKQHLKSHQRVHTGEKPFTCTECGKGFSVKELLKSHQRVHTGEKPFTCSECGKSFSQKGNFKRHQRIHTGEKPFTCSECGKSFSLKGNFKCHQRIHTGENPFTCSKCDKSFSVKELLKSHQRIHTGENPFTCSECGKSFSQKGNFKYHQRIHTGENPFTCSECGKSFSQKEHLKYHQRIHTGEKPFTCSMCGKSFSVKQHLKYHQRIHTGEKPFTCSDCGKSFSRKGNFKCHQRIHTGENLFTCNDCGKSFSRKGNFKCHQRIHTGENPFTCSECGKSFSQKGSLKGHQRIHTGENPFTCSECGKSFSQKGSLECHQRIHTGEKPFTCSECGKSFCQKGSLKGHQRIHTGEKPFTCSECGKSFSHKVDFKCHQRIHTGEKPFTCSECGKSFSQKGSLKCHQRMHTGEKPFTCSECGKSFSHKVDLKHHQRNHLHIMSLVKV